A stretch of Thermodesulfobacteriota bacterium DNA encodes these proteins:
- a CDS encoding aconitate hydratase, which translates to MGQTVFEKIIASHLVEGRPVPGETIGIRIDQTLTQDATGTMAYLELEAIGIPRVRTELSVSYVDHNLLQSDFRNADDHRFLQSTARRFGLLFSPPGNGISHQIHLERFGRPGRTLLGSDSHTPTGGGLGMVAMGAGGLDVAMAMAGQPFFLTMPRVLGVYLTGQLPDWVSARDLVLELLRRLTVKGGVGRVIEYWGPGVASLSVTERAAITNFGAELGATTSIFPSDEATRRFLVAQGREKDWAPLAADADATFQESMEIDLSTLEPLIACPSSPDNVQPVRAVAGRPVAQVLVGSCSCSGLPDLTLAARVLAGRQVHPAVSFEVNPGSRQVLENLAAQGDLLTLLLAGARIHQAGCLGCIGMGQAPATDTISLRTFPRNFPGRSGTRNDQVYLCSAEVAVAAAIHGAITDPRELGRRPAFSLPERYLPGDERILLPAPAGEAAEVEILRGPNIQPFPRFEPLPEDWEGEILLVTGDNITTDHIMPAGAKILPLRSNIPAISEFVFEAVDPGFVARARAAKSGLVAGGENYGQGSSREHAALAPRALGVRIKLVKSFARIHLANLFNFGIVPLTFANASDYERLAVGDRVAIPGIRQALAAGQETLTLLVNGQAVMARLEASPRQRQILVAGGLLNWARGG; encoded by the coding sequence ATGGGCCAGACCGTTTTCGAGAAGATCATCGCCAGCCACCTCGTGGAGGGGCGGCCGGTGCCGGGGGAGACCATCGGCATCCGCATCGACCAGACCCTCACCCAGGACGCCACCGGCACCATGGCCTACCTGGAGCTCGAGGCCATCGGCATCCCGCGGGTGCGCACCGAGCTGTCGGTCTCCTACGTGGACCATAATCTGCTGCAGTCGGACTTCCGCAACGCCGATGACCATCGCTTCCTGCAGTCCACGGCCCGTCGTTTCGGTCTCCTCTTTTCGCCGCCCGGCAACGGCATCTCTCATCAGATCCACCTGGAGCGCTTCGGCCGGCCGGGCCGAACCCTCCTGGGCTCGGACAGCCACACCCCCACAGGCGGTGGTCTGGGCATGGTGGCCATGGGCGCCGGCGGCCTGGACGTGGCCATGGCCATGGCCGGCCAGCCGTTCTTTCTGACCATGCCCCGGGTCCTGGGGGTGTATCTGACCGGCCAGCTGCCGGACTGGGTGTCGGCCCGGGATCTGGTCCTGGAGCTCCTGCGGCGGCTGACCGTGAAGGGCGGGGTGGGGCGGGTGATCGAGTACTGGGGGCCGGGTGTGGCCTCTTTGTCGGTGACGGAGCGGGCGGCCATCACCAACTTCGGGGCCGAGCTGGGCGCTACCACCTCGATCTTTCCCTCGGATGAAGCCACCCGCCGCTTTCTGGTCGCGCAGGGCCGGGAGAAGGACTGGGCGCCCCTGGCCGCCGATGCCGATGCCACCTTTCAGGAGAGCATGGAGATCGATCTGTCCACCTTGGAGCCCCTGATCGCCTGCCCGTCGTCGCCGGACAATGTGCAGCCGGTGCGGGCGGTGGCGGGGCGGCCGGTGGCCCAGGTCCTGGTGGGCTCCTGCTCCTGCTCGGGACTGCCGGATCTCACCCTGGCGGCTCGGGTGCTGGCCGGGCGGCAGGTGCATCCGGCAGTGTCCTTCGAGGTCAACCCCGGCAGTCGCCAGGTGCTGGAGAACCTGGCCGCCCAGGGAGACCTTTTGACCCTGCTTTTGGCCGGCGCCCGGATCCACCAGGCCGGCTGCCTGGGCTGCATCGGCATGGGCCAGGCCCCGGCCACCGATACCATCTCGCTGCGCACCTTTCCCCGGAACTTTCCGGGCCGCAGCGGCACCAGAAACGACCAGGTCTATCTGTGCTCCGCAGAGGTGGCAGTGGCCGCCGCCATCCACGGGGCGATCACCGATCCCCGCGAGCTGGGACGGCGGCCGGCGTTCAGCCTGCCGGAGCGCTATCTCCCGGGCGACGAGCGGATTCTGCTGCCGGCGCCGGCCGGGGAGGCGGCAGAGGTCGAGATCCTGCGCGGTCCCAACATCCAGCCTTTCCCCCGCTTCGAGCCCCTGCCCGAGGACTGGGAGGGCGAGATCCTCCTGGTCACCGGCGACAACATCACCACCGATCACATCATGCCGGCCGGCGCCAAGATCCTGCCGTTGCGCAGCAACATTCCGGCGATCAGCGAGTTCGTGTTCGAGGCGGTGGATCCCGGCTTCGTGGCCCGGGCCCGGGCCGCCAAGAGCGGTCTGGTGGCGGGCGGTGAGAACTACGGCCAGGGCTCGTCCCGGGAGCACGCCGCCCTGGCGCCCCGGGCCCTGGGGGTGCGGATCAAGCTGGTCAAGAGCTTTGCCCGCATCCACCTGGCCAATCTCTTCAACTTCGGCATCGTGCCGCTGACCTTCGCCAACGCCTCGGACTACGAACGGCTGGCGGTGGGCGATCGGGTGGCGATCCCTGGCATCCGCCAGGCCCTGGCCGCGGGTCAGGAGACCCTCACGCTGCTGGTCAATGGTCAGGCCGTCATGGCCCGTCTTGAGGCCTCGCCCCGGCAGCGGCAGATCCTCGTGGCCGGTGGCCTCCTCAACTGGGCCCGGGGCGGCTGA
- the xth gene encoding exodeoxyribonuclease III: MPLPHRFRLATFNANSVRSRLPIILGWLAAHQPDVLCLQETKAQDQDFPAAAFREAGYHVVFRGEKSYNGVAIASRQPPDEARYGFDDGGPADDTRLIMVQVAGLAIVNTYVPQGRALSHPQFQMKLEWLARLAAYFDRHFTPEAAVIWAGDLNVAPEPMDVPSPEELAEHVCFAPAARQALATTRAWGFIDVVRQHHPEPGLFTFFDYRVPNAAKRGIGWRIDHILATAPLAARCQDAFVDLAPRLAAKPSDHTFLVADFALSQ; encoded by the coding sequence ATGCCCCTGCCGCATCGCTTCCGCCTGGCCACCTTCAACGCCAACTCGGTCCGCTCGCGCCTGCCCATCATCCTGGGCTGGCTGGCGGCGCACCAGCCGGACGTCCTGTGCCTCCAGGAGACCAAGGCCCAGGACCAGGACTTCCCGGCTGCGGCCTTCCGCGAGGCCGGCTACCACGTGGTCTTTCGGGGGGAGAAGTCGTACAACGGCGTGGCGATCGCCAGCCGGCAGCCCCCGGACGAGGCCCGCTACGGCTTCGACGACGGCGGCCCGGCCGACGACACCCGCCTGATCATGGTGCAGGTCGCCGGGCTTGCCATCGTCAACACCTACGTGCCCCAGGGCCGGGCCTTAAGCCATCCCCAGTTCCAGATGAAGCTGGAGTGGCTTGCCCGCCTGGCCGCCTACTTCGACCGCCACTTCACGCCAGAGGCCGCCGTGATCTGGGCCGGGGACCTGAACGTGGCCCCGGAGCCCATGGACGTCCCCAGCCCCGAAGAGCTGGCCGAGCACGTCTGCTTTGCACCGGCGGCGCGCCAAGCCCTGGCCACGACCAGGGCCTGGGGCTTCATCGATGTCGTGCGCCAGCACCACCCGGAGCCAGGCCTCTTCACCTTCTTCGACTACCGGGTGCCCAATGCCGCCAAACGGGGCATCGGCTGGCGCATCGACCACATCCTGGCCACGGCTCCCCTGGCCGCCCGTTGCCAGGATGCCTTTGTCGACCTCGCCCCCCGCCTGGCGGCCAAGCCTTCGGACCACACCTTCCTGGTGGCCGATTTTGCGCTGAGCCAATGA